A genome region from Lactobacillus sp. ESL0791 includes the following:
- a CDS encoding BspA family leucine-rich repeat surface protein yields the protein MLSKNNSNERKRKSELQNKQEHFSLRKLTIGTTSVLLGFSFIQANSQVVKADTIKGTDETNVTANKADEAAAKQKEAVPAKSKQANLATYAGLTSFLRGELEVPQESQGSTSSAAASSAASSAAAVPASTAASTGSAATSAASSAAAAPASTATSTGMGSAAIDSAASVDSTPDAAGAERLPEPEPVTVGPQADDAIKYSYGYDGNCTWKYDTRSKTITFTAMADNSHVTSLAAGMLNSGNILTAVQTISPYDPTNPANASTKFSILVNEVKVINFDKSNGQIKLPASCYQLFSDLRALKEIDGLDEVDTSAVTDMRYMFYNDYSLLKLKLDNWDMTNVRYIDCMFYNDPALKTLTMANSTNSKASADRNCLSLDYNVFGGDSALTKLVLPRIRISNLPNDAFGPLKNNLRTLDVSQLDTYGVTNLGTYYDYGSSAFSHFGNLTEIIGIDKLDVSQVTNMADMFCNDSKLQKLDLSGWDTRNLGQENYDDYAPGDASSIGSAYRYYGMASMFEGDSSLQEIILGPNWSTGNNIGHPVNPIPAAGNYTNASYSMYRMFYGDTKLKTIRYEDASSHVWEMGHVAHAERMFSGANNLTKTSLANIGVSKWDTSNLKNAESMFSEIGSLTTGSEDALTELDLHTWNTSNVTNMTNMFSGASSLTNLNLSDWDTSKVTDMSNMFSNASGLTTVELSNWNTSSVTNMTNMFYNASSLTNLNLSNWDTSRVTNMSSMFYNASKLQELNLGRNGETSGNQVFVTTNSVANMSNMFYGTGSANDQAHSLHLRLGDFQIADNAWNGFDGSKQYPLDVLAYNGSSQGTITYQNLKNRYSSNSRSDTDNVYVVLLHKADKERYKLQITGNYPTIMEHKNLREAIGIDTLTELNSVKFNDTEDGGDFSIDALKGREDYFKNKSYYTIASVAWSDSKAIDSTGAEVDGGAISKEGFVTPDAANIVPGPNALRANAVIEVTFGNGEVCPIPIIVKIPKIEAGTRQYTQLRTIPSATKAKLAVKIDGQPATNGWGATPENNNTDKWTLDYKWVKNIGTTVAPNWVPLVDSDSNDLDQHKTYTNIGVEITYSQPSGKLDGVQDISVPLEVKNYNDAYKIIFNSSGALHLHEKTTASGKPISLTASQVGPVEFDDPTTWSQFLDVRPRDGFASAAPITEGLSEIIKSVKWKTEPTLSNLGINSVTNQLEITYQDGATTDVGDSSDPVKVNYSGGRPSGNTKTISINHSDDLDTVAAKNAIDHSKVDDFYKASYSWSKDAEITSTPDVSHVGHQTVYVLIDYHDGNKQAVPVDLNVTAMKDDYTPHVTAGKEIIIHRTDHGDAFDAQNYPRIPVITDPAMIDNLLTLKDGSDTPFLPPVSPSSVVSKIVWDTSNTDIPASDGADVQNHKLQIVYTDGSHELTEEKAAFKVEGVSINASATGVTQSGSNYKAAYIQGTVPAAETLVKEPTSFHFSPTYKWVKNDSTHAELPLSDLNTASGEIDAAIEVTYSDSRHQYLPIKLTINTRAGVSRCSPIDQTVHVNKRLNLSDLVSVKMPDGVTDVNTSEYQLSWVDGAPDLSVASLAGATAKQIQKKIRVTFNRGESFQDVRVTITLVGAQLNPSAVAKKDYLGSSGMNLSEDNVKDIASYYLDTSTVNSIATYSLEQTGDTVTLTVKYNDDNWQQVFTDIPLELVRGEISNNAIHADQYTVFGTNDIKRILLNYDKVASTGATIDKTITGINLAQPDNTHPQIGNFRIYYPADQQAGLPEVTETIPVKVMVSHIDGDDPKAKPVVSKSKAVKLLSGSVIVPQHTDLAAHNEYAKGAVTSVNAMPDGCEYVWDKDHIPATDKEGTYSSFVNVRYPNGTFVSVPVKVTVVGPTLNEAILMHNSYIYNQDANRVTNRVLQQGLKVKTYGTALLEGKLYYHLEGNQYVKAGNIDGQKRKLIKTSYVYDKSGQRIADKTIYEGTEITTYGAHVKIKHGKYYAIGINEFIKADAVNKFITEKS from the coding sequence GTGTTAAGCAAAAATAATAGTAATGAACGGAAAAGAAAAAGCGAACTGCAGAATAAGCAGGAACATTTTTCCCTGCGTAAATTGACAATAGGTACGACTTCAGTTCTCTTGGGTTTCAGCTTCATTCAGGCTAATAGCCAAGTGGTTAAGGCGGACACAATTAAAGGGACAGATGAAACAAATGTAACGGCTAATAAAGCAGATGAAGCAGCCGCCAAGCAGAAGGAGGCTGTACCTGCTAAATCTAAGCAGGCCAATCTGGCCACATATGCCGGTTTAACATCCTTTTTAAGGGGTGAACTGGAAGTACCGCAGGAATCACAGGGCAGTACCAGCAGCGCTGCTGCATCTTCTGCGGCATCATCAGCTGCAGCTGTACCAGCTTCGACTGCAGCAAGCACAGGCAGTGCTGCAACTTCTGCGGCATCATCAGCTGCAGCTGCACCTGCTTCGACTGCGACAAGCACTGGCATGGGCAGTGCGGCAATAGATTCTGCGGCGTCAGTTGATTCGACACCTGATGCTGCTGGCGCAGAGAGGTTACCAGAACCGGAGCCGGTTACAGTTGGCCCTCAGGCAGATGACGCTATTAAATATTCTTATGGATATGATGGGAATTGTACTTGGAAATATGATACCCGCTCTAAAACGATAACTTTTACAGCAATGGCAGACAATAGTCATGTTACTAGCTTAGCAGCTGGTATGCTTAATTCAGGAAATATTTTAACTGCAGTTCAGACTATTAGTCCATATGATCCGACGAATCCAGCGAATGCTTCAACTAAGTTTAGTATTCTTGTGAATGAAGTTAAGGTGATCAATTTTGATAAATCTAATGGGCAAATTAAACTGCCTGCAAGTTGTTATCAGCTGTTCTCTGACTTGAGAGCTCTTAAGGAAATCGATGGTTTAGATGAGGTGGATACCAGTGCTGTCACTGATATGCGCTATATGTTTTATAATGACTATAGCTTGTTGAAACTGAAACTAGATAACTGGGACATGACCAACGTTAGGTATATAGATTGCATGTTTTATAATGATCCCGCGTTAAAAACTCTGACAATGGCTAATAGTACCAATAGCAAAGCTTCAGCTGATCGCAATTGTCTAAGTTTAGATTACAACGTATTTGGTGGTGATAGCGCATTAACCAAATTAGTTTTACCTAGGATTAGGATAAGTAATTTGCCTAATGATGCATTTGGTCCTTTAAAAAATAATCTGAGGACTTTAGATGTTAGTCAGTTGGATACTTATGGTGTAACTAATCTTGGTACTTATTATGACTATGGTTCTAGTGCATTTTCCCACTTTGGAAACTTAACGGAAATTATCGGAATAGACAAGTTGGATGTTAGTCAGGTTACCAATATGGCTGATATGTTTTGCAATGATTCTAAGCTTCAAAAGCTGGATCTATCTGGATGGGATACCCGCAACCTCGGACAAGAAAATTATGATGACTATGCTCCCGGAGATGCAAGTTCAATAGGTTCTGCGTATCGATATTATGGGATGGCCAGCATGTTTGAGGGTGATAGTTCACTTCAGGAAATCATCTTAGGTCCCAACTGGTCTACAGGAAATAATATTGGACATCCTGTTAATCCCATACCTGCAGCTGGTAATTATACGAATGCCAGTTATTCGATGTATCGAATGTTTTATGGCGATACTAAACTAAAAACGATTAGATATGAAGATGCTAGTTCGCATGTATGGGAAATGGGTCACGTTGCACACGCGGAAAGGATGTTTTCTGGAGCCAATAACCTTACGAAGACCTCATTGGCGAATATCGGCGTTAGCAAGTGGGACACCAGCAACCTTAAGAATGCGGAAAGTATGTTTTCCGAAATTGGCAGTCTAACAACAGGATCTGAAGATGCGTTAACGGAGTTGGATTTGCATACCTGGAACACCAGCAACGTAACTAATATGACCAATATGTTTTCTGGTGCTAGCAGTTTGACGAACTTAAATCTAAGTGACTGGGATACCAGTAAAGTAACTGATATGTCTAATATGTTTTCTAACGCCAGTGGTTTAACAACGGTAGAGTTAAGCAATTGGAATACCAGCAGTGTGACTAATATGACCAATATGTTTTATAATGCCAGCAGCTTAACGAACTTGAATTTAAGTAATTGGGATACCAGTCGTGTAACTAATATGTCCAGTATGTTTTATAATGCCAGCAAATTACAGGAGTTGAATTTAGGCAGAAATGGTGAGACTTCTGGGAATCAAGTATTTGTTACAACTAATAGTGTTGCTAATATGAGTAATATGTTTTATGGAACTGGCAGTGCTAATGATCAGGCCCATTCTTTGCACTTGCGCTTAGGTGATTTTCAAATTGCGGATAATGCTTGGAATGGTTTTGACGGCTCAAAGCAATATCCTCTTGATGTACTTGCTTATAATGGTTCTAGCCAAGGCACAATAACTTATCAAAACTTAAAGAATCGTTATAGCTCAAATAGCAGGTCAGACACAGATAATGTCTATGTGGTACTTTTGCATAAAGCCGATAAAGAGCGCTATAAGTTACAGATTACTGGAAATTATCCGACGATAATGGAGCATAAGAACTTACGGGAAGCTATTGGAATCGATACTCTTACAGAATTAAATTCGGTCAAGTTCAATGATACTGAAGATGGCGGAGATTTTTCTATTGACGCTTTAAAGGGAAGGGAAGATTATTTTAAAAATAAAAGTTACTATACTATTGCTTCTGTTGCATGGTCAGACAGTAAAGCAATAGATAGTACAGGTGCAGAGGTAGACGGGGGCGCAATTAGCAAAGAAGGTTTCGTCACACCTGATGCGGCGAATATTGTGCCTGGTCCAAACGCATTAAGAGCTAATGCTGTTATTGAAGTAACCTTTGGCAACGGTGAAGTCTGCCCTATTCCTATTATTGTAAAAATTCCAAAAATAGAAGCGGGAACTCGGCAATATACGCAGCTTAGGACGATTCCAAGTGCGACTAAGGCTAAGCTGGCAGTAAAAATAGATGGTCAGCCAGCTACTAACGGATGGGGTGCCACACCAGAAAACAACAATACAGATAAGTGGACCTTAGACTATAAGTGGGTAAAAAATATTGGCACTACTGTTGCTCCTAACTGGGTACCTTTAGTGGACTCGGACTCAAATGATTTGGACCAGCACAAGACGTATACTAATATTGGGGTTGAAATCACTTATTCACAGCCTAGCGGTAAGCTTGACGGTGTCCAAGATATATCGGTGCCGCTAGAAGTTAAGAATTATAATGATGCATATAAGATAATTTTCAATAGTAGTGGTGCATTGCATTTGCATGAAAAGACGACTGCTAGTGGTAAGCCGATTAGTTTGACTGCAAGTCAAGTTGGCCCAGTTGAATTTGATGATCCTACCACTTGGAGTCAGTTCCTTGATGTTAGACCGAGAGATGGCTTTGCAAGTGCTGCTCCTATAACTGAGGGCTTGTCTGAAATTATTAAGTCGGTTAAATGGAAGACTGAGCCGACACTAAGCAATTTGGGGATTAATTCTGTAACTAATCAACTCGAAATAACTTATCAAGATGGTGCGACTACAGATGTAGGGGATAGCTCGGATCCTGTTAAAGTAAATTATTCTGGCGGGCGACCTTCTGGCAATACGAAGACCATTAGTATTAACCACTCCGATGATTTGGATACAGTTGCTGCTAAAAACGCTATCGACCATAGTAAAGTTGATGACTTTTATAAAGCAAGTTATAGCTGGTCTAAAGATGCGGAGATTACTTCTACTCCGGATGTTAGTCATGTTGGTCACCAAACAGTCTATGTTTTGATTGATTATCATGATGGTAATAAACAGGCTGTTCCTGTAGATTTAAATGTTACAGCCATGAAGGATGACTATACGCCGCATGTCACTGCCGGGAAAGAGATTATTATTCATCGAACGGATCATGGTGATGCATTCGATGCTCAGAACTACCCTCGAATTCCGGTAATTACAGATCCTGCTATGATTGATAATCTGTTGACCTTGAAGGATGGCAGCGATACGCCATTTTTACCTCCTGTCAGTCCGTCTTCTGTAGTAAGTAAGATTGTATGGGATACAAGTAATACTGATATTCCAGCAAGTGATGGTGCGGATGTGCAGAATCATAAGCTGCAAATTGTTTATACTGATGGTTCACATGAACTTACTGAAGAAAAAGCCGCCTTTAAGGTTGAAGGAGTATCCATAAATGCTTCGGCTACCGGTGTTACGCAATCCGGCTCTAATTATAAAGCAGCCTATATTCAGGGAACGGTACCTGCAGCTGAAACTTTGGTAAAGGAGCCGACATCTTTTCACTTTTCACCTACCTATAAATGGGTAAAGAATGACAGTACACATGCCGAACTGCCTCTTTCGGATCTAAACACTGCATCTGGTGAGATTGATGCCGCAATTGAGGTTACCTATTCGGACAGTAGGCACCAATACCTGCCGATTAAATTAACAATTAATACTAGAGCTGGTGTCAGCAGATGTTCACCGATTGACCAAACGGTTCATGTCAATAAGCGTCTTAATTTGAGTGACCTAGTTAGCGTTAAGATGCCAGATGGGGTTACCGATGTTAATACGTCAGAATATCAGCTGTCTTGGGTAGATGGTGCTCCTGATCTCTCAGTTGCCAGCCTTGCTGGTGCTACCGCAAAGCAGATCCAGAAAAAGATAAGAGTTACGTTTAATCGTGGCGAGTCGTTTCAGGACGTTCGCGTTACTATTACGCTAGTTGGTGCGCAGCTGAATCCTTCTGCCGTAGCTAAGAAGGATTATCTAGGCAGTTCGGGCATGAATCTTAGTGAAGATAATGTAAAGGATATTGCTTCTTATTATCTTGATACCAGCACGGTTAATTCTATAGCCACTTATTCGTTGGAGCAGACGGGTGATACCGTTACCCTGACCGTCAAATATAATGATGATAATTGGCAGCAGGTCTTTACTGATATTCCTTTAGAGCTAGTTAGGGGAGAAATCAGTAATAATGCTATTCATGCGGATCAATATACTGTTTTTGGAACTAATGACATCAAGCGGATTCTGCTCAACTACGACAAGGTTGCAAGTACTGGAGCCACAATTGACAAGACAATTACTGGCATTAACTTGGCACAGCCTGATAATACACATCCGCAAATCGGTAATTTCAGAATCTACTATCCTGCAGACCAGCAGGCAGGTTTGCCTGAGGTCACTGAAACCATACCGGTAAAAGTCATGGTTAGTCATATTGACGGCGATGACCCGAAGGCTAAACCTGTAGTTTCAAAGTCAAAAGCAGTTAAGCTGCTCTCAGGCAGCGTTATTGTCCCGCAGCATACCGACCTTGCAGCCCATAATGAATATGCCAAAGGTGCTGTGACCAGTGTTAATGCAATGCCGGATGGTTGTGAATATGTTTGGGACAAAGATCATATTCCGGCAACGGATAAGGAAGGTACATACAGCAGTTTTGTCAACGTTCGCTATCCGAACGGGACATTTGTTTCGGTACCGGTAAAGGTAACGGTGGTTGGGCCTACGCTTAACGAAGCAATCCTGATGCATAATTCGTATATTTATAATCAAGATGCTAACCGGGTTACTAACCGAGTCTTGCAGCAGGGCCTTAAGGTCAAAACCTATGGCACAGCGCTGCTCGAAGGCAAACTCTACTACCATCTGGAAGGCAACCAGTACGTTAAAGCCGGCAATATTGATGGGCAGAAGCGCAAGCTGATTAAGACCAGTTATGTTTATGATAAATCGGGTCAGCGGATTGCGGATAAGACCATTTATGAAGGTACAGAGATAACGACGTACGGCGCACATGTAAAAATAAAGCACGGCAAATATTACGCAATTGGTATCAATGAGTTTATCAAGGCCGATGCAGTGAATAAATTTATTACTGAAAAAAGTTAA